In Helicobacter bilis, a genomic segment contains:
- a CDS encoding FtsW/RodA/SpoVE family cell cycle protein translates to MADTRLFFLVTALLGIAICMSYSLSSYAVLYYGYGQFHFLYRELFASCLGVMLMWGLSYFNVEKHLLGFGLVLLISSFIVIIVLPFLPDSYATSAGGAKRWLRLPNISLAPLEFFKIGYIIFVAWSFSRKFNNPRSLPFLEQLGILIPHLFLFMCVAALISTLQNDLGQIILLSLVFIVMLICAGGRFSLFTLALGVVSVMGTILIVTSPHRIKRVREWWINIETLIRSYAPNFSLLSDGVDAGGQVQNATYAFYNGGHFGVGIGESIVKLGFLGEVHTDMILAGISEELGLFGLLVCVLLVFMIVFRIFKIAFRLQKSFYSLFCVGIAALIGISFLINAFGETGIIPIKGMAVPFLSYGGSSLLALCIGIGLVLALSTKVDLGK, encoded by the coding sequence TTGGCAGATACTCGTCTCTTTTTTCTTGTTACTGCATTGCTTGGGATAGCTATATGTATGAGCTATTCTCTCTCATCTTATGCGGTATTATATTATGGCTATGGGCAGTTTCATTTTCTCTATCGTGAGCTTTTTGCAAGTTGTCTTGGCGTTATGCTTATGTGGGGTTTATCTTATTTTAATGTAGAAAAACATTTGCTTGGCTTCGGGTTGGTGCTACTCATTTCATCGTTTATAGTCATTATTGTATTACCATTTTTGCCTGATAGCTATGCTACAAGTGCGGGTGGGGCGAAGCGGTGGCTGCGTTTGCCAAATATTTCACTTGCACCTTTAGAGTTTTTTAAAATCGGCTATATTATCTTTGTTGCGTGGAGCTTTAGTCGCAAGTTTAATAATCCAAGATCTTTGCCATTTTTGGAGCAACTTGGGATCTTGATACCTCACTTATTCCTGTTTATGTGTGTTGCAGCTCTCATTTCTACATTGCAAAATGATTTGGGGCAAATTATCTTATTATCCCTTGTGTTTATTGTTATGCTGATTTGTGCTGGTGGGAGATTCTCACTTTTTACACTAGCGCTTGGCGTTGTGTCTGTCATGGGGACAATCCTTATTGTAACAAGTCCGCATAGGATAAAAAGAGTGCGTGAATGGTGGATAAATATCGAAACGCTTATCCGCTCGTATGCCCCAAACTTTTCATTACTTAGCGATGGTGTTGATGCTGGTGGGCAGGTGCAGAATGCGACTTATGCCTTTTATAATGGTGGGCATTTTGGCGTGGGTATTGGTGAGAGTATTGTAAAGCTTGGCTTTTTGGGTGAAGTGCATACGGATATGATACTTGCTGGGATTAGCGAAGAGCTTGGGCTATTTGGGCTTTTAGTATGCGTTTTGTTAGTATTTATGATTGTTTTTAGAATCTTTAAAATCGCATTTCGTTTGCAAAAAAGCTTTTATTCACTCTTTTGTGTTGGTATAGCAGCCCTTATTGGTATTAGCTTTCTTATTAACGCCTTTGGTGAAACAGGTATTATACCTATTAAAGGCATGGCAGTGCCATTTCTAAGCTATGGGGGGAGTAGTTTGCTTGCCTTATGTATTGGCATTGGCTTGGTGTTGGCATTATCAACAAAAGTAGATTTAGGCAAATAG
- a CDS encoding sensor histidine kinase, with protein MKKVHKKNKHNAKKKEAYKQEHLTKNSIMLEDVAYDNAALQSTLGLGDTQSLLNLLHELILQSYKIEKEFKDFKVLIESVLEMIPQAVIVFNENGSLFYQNKKASNLKGLLDIDLNFSSEFEVKIDNNVYLMQSSKISHKQIITATNITEQKRQERLASMGQVSAHLAHEIRNPIGSLSLLAGVLSKRVDEKSMEIVDEMKKSIWRVERIIKSTLLFSKGVQANKQQHFFADFKQSLEQVISEYGYTKEIEVAFEIDYNDAFYVDFSLYEIALHNMLCNAIDAIEEGECESGKIRICFFRDCDMILCRIYDNGKEIEDITSLFEAFKTTKLKGHGLGLALSRQIALAHDGELCANNTEGKFFEIRVPLTPLCSGE; from the coding sequence ATGAAAAAAGTGCATAAAAAAAACAAACATAATGCGAAAAAAAAAGAAGCCTACAAGCAAGAACATCTCACAAAAAATAGCATTATGCTAGAAGATGTAGCCTATGATAATGCTGCACTGCAAAGCACTTTGGGCTTAGGGGATACGCAGTCTTTGCTTAATCTCTTGCATGAGCTTATTCTACAAAGCTATAAGATTGAAAAGGAATTTAAAGATTTTAAGGTATTAATAGAATCTGTTTTAGAGATGATTCCACAAGCAGTAATTGTCTTCAATGAAAATGGCAGTCTGTTTTATCAAAATAAAAAGGCAAGTAATCTCAAAGGCTTACTTGATATTGATCTTAATTTTAGCAGTGAATTTGAAGTAAAGATTGATAATAATGTCTATCTTATGCAAAGCTCAAAAATCTCACATAAACAAATCATAACCGCCACAAATATCACAGAACAAAAAAGGCAAGAAAGGCTTGCTAGCATGGGACAAGTCAGCGCACATCTAGCACATGAAATCCGCAATCCAATCGGCTCACTCTCTCTACTTGCAGGGGTATTAAGCAAACGAGTAGATGAAAAAAGCATGGAAATTGTAGATGAAATGAAAAAATCCATTTGGCGAGTTGAGCGAATCATTAAAAGCACCTTGCTTTTTTCAAAAGGCGTGCAGGCAAATAAACAGCAGCACTTTTTTGCTGATTTTAAACAGAGTTTAGAGCAAGTCATAAGCGAATATGGCTATACAAAGGAAATTGAAGTTGCGTTTGAAATTGATTATAACGATGCCTTTTATGTAGATTTTTCTCTTTATGAAATTGCCCTGCATAACATGCTTTGCAATGCCATTGATGCGATTGAAGAGGGCGAGTGTGAGAGTGGTAAAATCCGCATTTGCTTTTTTAGGGATTGTGATATGATTCTGTGTAGAATTTATGATAATGGAAAAGAGATTGAAGATATTACTTCACTTTTTGAAGCCTTTAAAACAACAAAGCTAAAAGGACATGGACTAGGACTAGCCCTAAGCAGACAAATCGCTTTGGCACACGATGGCGAACTTTGTGCGAATAATACAGAGGGTAAATTTTTTGAAATACGAGTGCCACTTACCCCACTTTGCAGTGGTGAGTGA
- a CDS encoding DUF7488 domain-containing protein yields MQSFRFLPNANSLQRDSVSKTKQGFLIKTLFASSVFSLCVSTSLYANVLESEFNSLSKPKTPSQVSTPDENIVNTKEVQVREKNGILESNELEVIDLYGKSKTEEKIDYAHCAAYYKQASLNLGKGLYAIKLKSGEIIGYNPTRPQLKNLVKYDPFTGLFQVSGRVDSKYAYELSAIDDYALSRELASAGINGAKPGRFQTHQAGFLKYAEFSAPTQKNGVISNICYKIYGLSVGGNGFIEKSYIDRFLNQQQPYHGDIGVRFDVASAENATFVVQFSDPFFPSNPFKRGDILISINDIAPKDWGELELIISNLMPDEVAQIKIKRGENVKNIKVKAKKRYGGMLLADSFLERFNLVISNDLIVQKVPNKGPFSKLKKGDRILFINDIDMRHFKPRNTTERNHLLRELFTRIQDNQVDFLEQKIAYDAEKEATKRRNADILEQFQSKEVKKERHNDFYYKMADNIRNFASSDIAIGTNITGERTSKKGDLHSFSGDGILRDSDTQSMRTIYDMYNSGGKSTNKPKKERIKEYEALVEYGGQMNFLVDRQGFQFRVPLE; encoded by the coding sequence ATGCAATCTTTTAGATTTTTACCCAATGCAAATAGTCTTCAGCGAGATTCTGTATCAAAAACAAAGCAAGGCTTTTTGATAAAAACACTTTTTGCTTCAAGCGTTTTTAGCCTTTGTGTTAGCACAAGTCTTTATGCAAATGTGCTTGAAAGCGAGTTTAATAGCCTAAGTAAGCCCAAAACCCCATCTCAAGTTAGCACACCAGATGAAAATATCGTAAATACTAAAGAAGTGCAAGTGCGAGAAAAGAATGGAATCTTAGAGAGCAATGAGCTAGAAGTAATCGATTTGTATGGCAAAAGTAAAACTGAAGAAAAGATAGATTACGCCCATTGTGCCGCTTACTATAAACAAGCAAGTCTTAATCTAGGCAAAGGCTTATATGCCATAAAGCTTAAAAGTGGTGAGATTATCGGCTATAATCCAACTCGTCCGCAGTTAAAAAACCTTGTAAAATATGATCCTTTCACAGGCTTATTTCAAGTGAGTGGCAGAGTAGATTCTAAATATGCTTATGAGTTATCTGCCATTGATGATTATGCTTTAAGCAGAGAGTTAGCAAGCGCAGGTATTAATGGGGCAAAGCCGGGCAGATTCCAGACGCACCAAGCCGGATTTCTAAAATACGCCGAGTTTTCTGCTCCAACGCAAAAAAATGGCGTAATAAGCAATATATGCTATAAAATCTATGGCTTAAGCGTAGGTGGTAATGGCTTTATAGAAAAGTCTTATATTGATAGATTCCTTAATCAACAGCAACCCTATCATGGCGATATTGGTGTGCGTTTTGATGTAGCTAGTGCTGAAAATGCGACTTTTGTAGTGCAGTTTTCAGACCCATTCTTTCCATCAAATCCTTTTAAAAGGGGTGATATTTTAATCTCAATTAATGATATTGCACCAAAAGATTGGGGAGAATTAGAGCTAATCATTTCAAATCTTATGCCCGATGAAGTCGCACAAATAAAGATTAAACGCGGCGAAAATGTAAAGAACATAAAGGTAAAAGCAAAGAAGAGATATGGGGGAATGCTACTTGCAGATAGCTTTTTAGAGAGATTTAATCTCGTTATTTCAAATGATTTAATCGTGCAAAAAGTCCCAAATAAAGGTCCTTTTTCAAAGCTAAAAAAAGGCGATAGAATCCTTTTTATAAACGACATTGATATGCGACATTTTAAACCGCGTAATACCACAGAGAGAAATCATTTATTGCGAGAGCTTTTCACAAGGATACAGGATAATCAAGTGGATTTCTTAGAGCAAAAAATCGCCTATGATGCAGAGAAAGAAGCCACAAAAAGAAGAAATGCAGATATATTAGAGCAATTCCAAAGTAAAGAAGTAAAAAAAGAGCGACACAATGACTTTTACTACAAAATGGCAGATAATATCCGTAACTTTGCAAGTAGCGATATAGCTATTGGCACAAATATCACAGGGGAGAGAACGAGTAAAAAGGGCGATTTGCATTCATTCAGTGGCGATGGAATCTTGCGAGATTCTGACACGCAAAGCATGAGAACAATATATGATATGTATAACTCTGGAGGTAAAAGCACAAATAAGCCTAAAAAAGAGAGAATAAAAGAGTATGAAGCCCTTGTGGAGTATGGTGGGCAGATGAATTTCCTTGTTGATAGGCAAGGATTTCAATTTAGAGTGCCACTTGAATAG
- the panD gene encoding aspartate 1-decarboxylase, with protein sequence MMYAKIHRAVVTDANLNYVGSISIDESIMESSGIIEGMKVDIVNVNNGERFSTYAIRAKAKSGTICLNGAAARKVQKGDIVIIIAYASMKMKYAKDFKPQVVLVDSKNRIVEEH encoded by the coding sequence ATGATGTATGCAAAGATTCACAGGGCAGTCGTTACTGATGCAAATCTTAATTATGTGGGTTCTATTAGCATAGATGAAAGCATTATGGAATCTAGCGGTATCATTGAAGGTATGAAAGTTGATATTGTAAATGTCAATAATGGAGAAAGATTTAGCACTTATGCGATAAGAGCAAAGGCAAAAAGTGGCACTATATGCCTTAATGGTGCAGCGGCACGCAAGGTGCAAAAAGGTGATATTGTGATAATTATCGCGTATGCTAGTATGAAAATGAAGTATGCAAAAGATTTTAAACCACAAGTTGTGCTAGTAGATTCTAAAAATCGTATTGTAGAGGAGCATTAA
- a CDS encoding AAA family ATPase: MQHEDEVFEILDSVNIIQIVSFEWERIDAISAKVAHKAGKTLYKWNIAQGLSRFDNENKIFGSFDEKEASEVLEWFQSNEASNSIVILEDFYPLLDENPQNIRIFRNIARGPKDRTIILSQPFQKIPQELDKDVHIITLDLSNKADLEVIFRQCIEDAKYGSQELDENLKDRLIESALGLTIMEARKVFMRAIKRTKGKLGEDEIKLIVSEKEHIIKNSGFLEYYHHKEGLSDVGGLDELKNWLTKRGRAFHKEAKEYGLEIPKGVLLLGIPGTGKSLSAKAIGSEWKFPIIKLDMGRIFGGIVGESESNIRKALQITEAIAPSILWIDEIEKGFSGLSSSGSTDGGTTSRVLGTFLSWMQDKSKPVFVVATANDISKLPPELLRKGRIDEIFFVDLPSFNARKAIISIHLKRLKRNPSDFDLDALSKACMGFSGAEIEECIKDALFAAFNDAKEVDDSYIIDSAEKTYPLSKTMSESITSMRKWAKARAVYASSEEFDGELKNDKDVPQLRQEITANPFM, encoded by the coding sequence ATGCAGCATGAAGATGAAGTTTTTGAGATATTAGATTCTGTAAATATTATTCAAATAGTGAGTTTTGAATGGGAGAGAATTGATGCTATATCAGCAAAGGTAGCACATAAAGCTGGGAAAACCTTATATAAATGGAATATCGCTCAGGGTCTGTCTCGCTTTGATAATGAAAATAAAATATTTGGATCTTTTGATGAAAAAGAGGCAAGTGAAGTTTTAGAGTGGTTTCAAAGCAATGAAGCAAGTAATAGTATTGTAATCTTAGAAGATTTTTATCCATTGCTTGATGAGAATCCACAAAACATCAGAATCTTTAGAAATATCGCAAGGGGACCAAAAGATAGGACAATTATATTATCACAACCATTTCAAAAAATCCCACAAGAACTAGATAAAGATGTGCATATTATCACGCTTGATTTATCAAATAAGGCTGATTTAGAGGTAATCTTTCGACAATGTATTGAAGATGCTAAATATGGATCGCAAGAACTAGATGAAAATCTAAAAGATAGACTTATAGAATCTGCCTTAGGGCTTACCATTATGGAGGCTAGAAAGGTCTTTATGAGAGCTATTAAACGCACTAAAGGTAAGCTTGGAGAAGATGAGATTAAACTAATTGTTAGTGAAAAAGAGCATATTATAAAAAATAGCGGATTTTTAGAATACTATCATCATAAAGAGGGGCTTAGTGATGTTGGTGGTTTAGACGAGCTTAAAAATTGGCTTACAAAAAGAGGTAGGGCGTTTCATAAAGAGGCAAAGGAATATGGACTTGAGATTCCAAAGGGAGTGCTGCTTTTAGGGATTCCTGGGACTGGTAAGAGTTTGAGTGCTAAGGCGATAGGAAGCGAATGGAAGTTTCCTATTATAAAGCTTGATATGGGGAGAATCTTTGGCGGTATTGTAGGTGAGAGTGAGAGTAATATACGAAAAGCATTACAGATTACAGAAGCTATTGCACCTTCAATTTTATGGATTGATGAGATTGAAAAGGGCTTTTCTGGCTTGTCTAGCTCTGGCTCTACTGATGGCGGCACGACTTCAAGGGTGCTTGGCACTTTTTTATCGTGGATGCAGGATAAGAGTAAGCCTGTATTTGTCGTAGCAACTGCAAATGATATTAGCAAACTCCCACCTGAACTCTTGCGTAAAGGTAGGATTGATGAAATTTTCTTTGTGGATTTGCCTAGCTTTAATGCAAGAAAAGCAATTATAAGCATACATTTAAAGCGATTAAAAAGAAATCCAAGTGATTTTGACTTAGATGCTCTATCAAAAGCTTGTATGGGTTTTTCTGGTGCTGAGATTGAGGAATGCATAAAAGATGCTCTCTTTGCTGCTTTTAATGATGCAAAAGAAGTAGATGATAGCTATATAATAGATTCTGCTGAAAAAACTTATCCGCTATCAAAAACTATGAGTGAGAGTATTACTTCTATGCGTAAATGGGCTAAGGCTAGGGCTGTTTATGCTTCTAGTGAAGAGTTTGATGGTGAGTTGAAAAACGATAAAGATGTCCCACAATTAAGACAAGAGATAACCGCTAATCCATTTATGTAA
- a CDS encoding FtsW/RodA/SpoVE family cell cycle protein translates to MLFGSRITTHFDYVLILLILPLVFTSLYLLSETSQTLLIRQSSYAFLGIFIFLFIFFIPFRYLYKGVVVFYIICILLLLAVEVIGTTKLGAQRWINIGGFSLQPSEPVKIAVVLFLAHYVQKNPPPQEGYGWIEFLKISVFILIPFFLILIEPDLGSAIIVLVMGYGMLFIIGVHKKVWLTCIIAGLLFSPIAFKFVLKPYQVDRIMKLVSGNTSSQVQQSLIAVGSGGLTGRNYEDATQANLKFLPVATSDFIFAHFAERFGFLGSCALIALYLFIVLHLLSFCFLDSQDYFLKVIASCLAMLFFVYTSVNIAMTIELAPVVGIPLPLFSYGGSSFITFVILIAMFENATTFRFSFSNFKETTPFGNFMRIPKRRARL, encoded by the coding sequence TTGCTATTTGGCTCACGCATTACAACTCATTTTGATTATGTCTTAATTCTTTTAATTTTGCCACTTGTTTTTACAAGTTTGTATCTCTTAAGTGAGACTTCACAAACACTTCTCATACGACAATCAAGCTATGCGTTTTTGGGAATCTTTATATTTTTATTTATCTTTTTTATCCCTTTTCGCTATCTATATAAAGGTGTCGTTGTATTTTATATTATTTGTATCTTGCTTTTACTTGCTGTGGAAGTCATAGGGACTACAAAGCTTGGGGCGCAAAGATGGATAAATATCGGTGGATTCTCACTTCAACCAAGTGAGCCTGTAAAGATTGCTGTTGTGCTATTTTTAGCACATTATGTGCAAAAAAACCCGCCACCACAAGAAGGATATGGCTGGATTGAGTTTTTAAAAATTAGCGTATTTATCCTTATCCCTTTTTTTCTTATATTAATTGAACCAGATTTAGGGAGTGCTATCATTGTGCTTGTTATGGGCTATGGTATGCTTTTTATTATTGGAGTACATAAGAAAGTATGGCTTACTTGCATTATTGCTGGTTTGCTTTTCTCACCTATTGCGTTTAAGTTTGTATTAAAGCCTTATCAAGTAGATAGAATCATGAAACTTGTAAGTGGTAATACAAGCTCTCAAGTGCAGCAAAGCCTTATTGCTGTTGGTAGTGGTGGTTTAACTGGAAGAAATTATGAGGACGCAACACAGGCAAATTTGAAATTTTTACCCGTTGCTACAAGTGATTTTATATTCGCACATTTTGCGGAGCGTTTTGGCTTTCTTGGATCATGTGCCTTAATTGCTTTGTATTTATTTATAGTGCTGCATTTACTTTCTTTTTGTTTTTTAGATTCACAAGATTATTTTTTAAAGGTTATTGCAAGCTGTCTTGCTATGCTATTTTTTGTCTATACTTCTGTAAATATTGCTATGACTATTGAGCTAGCCCCAGTCGTTGGGATACCACTGCCACTATTTAGCTATGGTGGAAGTAGCTTTATTACCTTTGTGATACTCATTGCTATGTTTGAGAATGCTACAACTTTTCGCTTTAGCTTCAGCAATTTTAAAGAAACTACACCATTTGGTAACTTCATGCGTATTCCTAAGAGACGAGCAAGGCTTTAA
- a CDS encoding YbaB/EbfC family nucleoid-associated protein codes for MFDPKDLQNMLGSVQEQLKEMDAKAKEKIIESKSGGGLINVQFNGAGELIDIEIDDELLQDKQSLQILLISAINEGYKQMQESRQDDVFEQIKNMNPFKF; via the coding sequence ATGTTTGACCCTAAAGATTTGCAAAATATGCTTGGTAGTGTGCAAGAGCAGTTAAAAGAAATGGATGCGAAAGCAAAAGAAAAGATTATAGAATCAAAAAGCGGTGGTGGGCTTATTAATGTGCAGTTTAATGGAGCTGGAGAACTCATTGACATTGAGATTGATGATGAATTACTGCAAGATAAGCAGTCATTGCAGATTCTACTTATTAGTGCTATTAATGAAGGTTATAAGCAAATGCAAGAGTCTAGACAAGATGATGTATTTGAGCAAATAAAAAATATGAATCCTTTTAAATTTTAA
- the topA gene encoding type I DNA topoisomerase → MATAKAKKTTTKENTKTSNKKATSKTATSKKSSGSKNLIIVESPAKARTIKTFLGKDYEVIASKGHIRDLPQHRFGITIKDKHFIPTYDISKDHALLVKEMQDLHKSAEVTYIATDEDREGEAIGYHIVEALNGDISQFPRIVFHEITKSAITHSLDNPRLIDMDRVNAQQARRLLDRIVGFKLSGLLSQKIGRGLSAGRVQSSALKILVDREKEIRAFNPQDYFLIEAYFVADSKAKEEERLVFDLARFKDKKIEKLVLQDKKEVEEILAILQKEKFRVETIQQKERVTKSPPPFMTSTLQQTSSNLLGFSPTKTMSIAQKLYEGVKTKDGLAGVITYMRTDSLNIAKEALDNAREFINTNMGKDYLPSKAKIYTATQKGAQEAHEAIRPTNLSFTPQIAAGYLSNDELKLYTLIFNRFIASQMKDAIFESLSVSVIGELSEFKITGRRLVFDGFYKILGNADKDKLLPQFKEGQAIDFKDIQSIQKTTEPPPHYSEAGLIKTLESLGIGRPSTYAPTIRILIDRKYVELEKKQLIVQDIAFNVIAMLEANFEEIVDSGFSAALESKLDDIAENKLEWEEVLWEFYEPFIEKITKGKTDIESQKMMKPTGELCPECGNELVIRNGRYGEFVSCSNYPQCKFIKKEKQEVETSDEICEKCGRPMVVKMSKRGKFLACSGYPECKNAQPLEKPKELSVACPKCGGKLLERKSKRGIFYGCGNYPKCKFITNAEPTNEKCDKCGGMLCWHKTKENTKVCVECKNVVT, encoded by the coding sequence ATGGCTACCGCTAAAGCAAAGAAAACGACTACAAAAGAAAATACAAAAACAAGCAATAAAAAAGCAACTAGCAAAACAGCAACTAGTAAAAAATCAAGTGGCTCTAAAAATCTAATCATAGTAGAATCTCCCGCAAAAGCAAGAACAATTAAGACTTTCTTAGGTAAAGATTATGAAGTGATTGCTTCAAAAGGGCATATTAGAGATTTACCGCAACACCGCTTTGGAATAACGATTAAAGACAAGCATTTCATACCAACCTATGATATTTCAAAGGATCATGCGTTATTAGTAAAAGAAATGCAGGATTTACACAAGAGTGCAGAAGTTACCTATATCGCAACCGATGAGGATAGAGAGGGTGAGGCTATTGGCTATCACATTGTAGAGGCATTAAATGGGGATATATCGCAATTCCCACGCATTGTATTTCATGAGATTACAAAATCAGCTATTACACATTCTTTAGATAATCCTCGACTAATAGATATGGATAGAGTGAATGCACAACAGGCAAGAAGGCTTTTAGATAGGATTGTAGGCTTTAAGCTTAGTGGCTTATTATCACAAAAGATTGGCAGGGGTTTGAGTGCAGGGAGAGTTCAATCTAGTGCATTAAAGATTCTAGTAGATAGAGAAAAAGAGATAAGGGCTTTTAATCCACAGGATTATTTTCTTATTGAAGCCTACTTTGTAGCAGATTCTAAAGCAAAAGAAGAAGAAAGGCTAGTCTTTGATTTAGCCCGCTTTAAAGATAAAAAGATTGAAAAGCTAGTATTGCAAGATAAAAAAGAAGTAGAAGAGATATTAGCAATATTGCAAAAAGAAAAATTTCGCGTAGAAACTATCCAGCAAAAAGAGAGAGTTACAAAGTCTCCACCACCTTTTATGACTTCAACCCTGCAGCAAACAAGCTCAAATCTACTTGGATTCTCCCCTACAAAAACGATGAGTATCGCACAAAAATTATATGAGGGTGTAAAGACAAAAGATGGACTAGCTGGGGTTATAACCTATATGCGAACAGATAGCTTAAATATCGCAAAAGAAGCCCTAGATAATGCTAGAGAGTTTATTAACACAAATATGGGAAAAGACTATCTACCAAGTAAGGCAAAAATCTATACCGCGACACAAAAAGGCGCACAAGAAGCACATGAAGCGATACGCCCTACAAATCTCTCTTTCACACCACAGATTGCAGCAGGCTATCTTAGCAATGATGAGTTAAAGCTTTATACACTTATTTTTAATCGCTTTATAGCCTCACAAATGAAAGATGCCATTTTTGAAAGCCTTAGTGTGAGTGTTATAGGAGAATTGAGCGAGTTTAAGATTACAGGCAGAAGATTGGTCTTTGATGGATTCTATAAAATCTTAGGCAATGCGGATAAAGATAAATTATTACCGCAATTTAAAGAGGGTCAAGCAATAGATTTTAAAGACATTCAAAGCATACAAAAGACAACAGAGCCACCACCGCATTATTCAGAAGCAGGGCTTATTAAAACGCTTGAGAGTTTAGGTATAGGTCGTCCAAGCACTTATGCTCCAACGATTAGAATCTTAATAGATAGAAAATATGTAGAGTTAGAGAAAAAGCAGCTTATAGTCCAAGATATTGCATTTAATGTAATTGCTATGCTTGAAGCAAATTTTGAAGAAATCGTTGATAGCGGTTTTAGTGCAGCTTTAGAATCTAAGCTTGATGATATTGCGGAAAATAAACTAGAATGGGAAGAGGTTTTATGGGAATTTTATGAACCTTTTATTGAGAAAATCACAAAAGGTAAAACAGACATAGAATCTCAAAAAATGATGAAGCCAACAGGTGAGTTATGCCCAGAGTGTGGCAACGAGCTTGTTATACGCAATGGACGATATGGGGAGTTTGTATCATGCTCTAACTATCCACAATGTAAATTCATAAAAAAAGAAAAGCAAGAAGTAGAAACAAGCGATGAGATATGTGAGAAATGCGGTCGTCCTATGGTAGTAAAGATGAGTAAAAGGGGTAAATTTCTAGCATGCAGTGGCTATCCAGAGTGTAAAAACGCACAACCGCTTGAAAAGCCAAAAGAATTAAGTGTAGCATGTCCTAAATGTGGCGGAAAGCTACTAGAGAGAAAGTCTAAACGCGGAATCTTTTATGGCTGTGGAAACTATCCAAAATGTAAATTTATCACAAATGCAGAACCAACAAATGAAAAATGCGATAAATGCGGTGGTATGCTATGCTGGCATAAGACAAAAGAGAATACAAAAGTATGTGTTGAATGTAAAAATGTGGTAACTTAA